Genomic segment of Myxococcus stipitatus:
TCTCCCACGGACGGCCCACGACGAACAGGCCACACAGCACCAGCAGCGCCCCCACCGCCAGCGCCACCGAGCGCTTGGACAGGCGCGTCTGCCTCATCCCGGCACCAGCTTGCGAATCTCCTGGGGCAGCGTCATGGGGTCGAACGGCTTGCCAATGACTCCCAGCGCCCCGAGCTCCAGGTAGCGGGCCACCTCCTGTTTCTGCACCTTCGCCGTCATGAAGATGATGGGCGTGGCGGCGGTGGCGGGCTGCTCGCGCAGCTTCGCGAAGGTGGTGGGCCCGTCCATGCCAGGCATCATCACGTCCAGGAGGATGAGGTCGGGCTGCTCCGCGGCCGCCTTGGTCAGCGCCTCGCTCCCGGACGCGGCCAGCACCGTCTCCCACCCGCCGACCCGACCCAGACTCAGCTTGCCGATGGCGCGAATGTCCTCTTCATCGTCCACCAGCATCACCTTGCGCAGCGTCGTCATGGGGGGCACGTCTCCAGAGCCAGGGGGCGTGTGACTTCAACACGCGGCCCCACCCCATTCCCAGCCCCCCGACGGGCGCCTAGCCCGCCTTGCGACGCTTCATCGCGCGGACGGGCCGGGCCGGAGCGGCCGGAGGCATGACCGAGACGACGGCGTTCACCACGCGAGAGACGGCGCGGAGCTGCGAGGGCTGGAGGTCCCGCAGCTTGCGCGTCATGCGCCGCAGCTCCAGCGGGTCCTCCCGCTCCGGCTTGCGCGGCGTGACGGGCGTCACCGAGGCACCACCCCGGCCCACCCCCAGCAGCGTATCCGAGGACACCTGGAGCACGTCACACAGCCGCTTCAGCGTTTGCGTACGAGGCAACATTCGCCCCCGCTCCAGCCGGCTGTAGACCTCCATGGCCATGCCCACACGCTCCGCCACGTCGCTCTGGGTCAGGCCCAAACGCAGGCGAGCAACACGCGCGGCACCACCCAGGATGGCCGCGAGCTTGTGGTCAACGGGCTCACGCATGATGGACGGAGCGTCGCACGGCCCCGGAGTGACGCAAGTTTCCCGTCCCCGGCGCCCGGGGCCCGCGCGGCAGGGGGGCAGGGGCCCTGGGCGTCAGCGGCGCAACAGTCCCAGGGCCCCCTGGACCACCTGGGTCACCGAGCGGAGCTCTCCTGGCCCCAGCGCCCGCAGGACGCGCACCAGGCGGCGCAGGCCGGGAGGGTCCTCCCCCCGAGGCACCGCCGCGGGTGCCACCTCCCGAGGCGGCGGCTCCACCAGCCCCAGGAGCACGTTGGCGTCGATGCCCAACACCTGACACAGCCGCCGCAGCGTGGTGACGCTGGGCAACACCCGGCCCCGCTCCATGCGGCTGTAGACGTCCATCGCGATGCCCACGCGCTCGGCCACATCCGCCTGGGTCAACCCCAGCCGGGACCGTGCCTCCCGCGCCGCCTTGCCCACGGTGCTGGCCAATTCCTCATTCATCGTCGTCGTGCCTCTTCACGGTCTCCCTGCCACGTCCCCCGACCGGTTGCCTACCCCACGAGGCACGAGACTACCCCAAATGATGGCAGACATGTTAAGGACCTCGCAGGTTGAGTATCCATGACATGTGTGGACATTCGCGCTGAAGCTCCCGTCGGGCTTCAACCTTGAAGGTCCTTCGCCACCTCTCCCTCCCCTGGAGGGGTGGGGCGACCAGGGGAGGAGGGACGATGAACGACCTTGATGCGATGCACCCTTTGTTGCTCCAGCCCTCGGAGGAGCTGGGCGCGCTGCGCATCATCCGGAGGCTGGCGACCGGCGGTTACGGCACCATCTTCCTGGCGGAGACGGAGACGCGCGGCACGGTGGCGCTGAAGTTCGCGCTGGAGGGCCCGTCCGAGAATGACGATGGCCGGGTGGATGCCCGCACGCGCCGGGAGGCCGGGCTGCTGCTCCACCTGGCCCACCCCAATGTCGTGGGGCTGCTGGGCTACCGCCGCTGGCCCGACGCGCACCACGGCTACCTCTACCTCATCATGGACTACGTGGAGGGCCCCACGCTGTCCCAGTGGTCCATCACGCCGCAGGCCACCCCGCGCCGGGCCACGGAGGTGTTCGCCTCGCTGGCGCTCACCCTGGACGCCATCCACCGCGCGGGCGTGGTCCACCGCGACCTCAAGGGGAGCAACATCATCGTCCGGGCCTCGGACGGGCAGCCGGTGCTGGTGGACTTCGGCTCGGGGGACCATGCGTGCGCGCCGGCCCTCACCGAGGACCGGCTGCCCCCGGGGACCCCCAGCTACCGGAGCCCGGAGGCGCTGCGCTTCTGGCTGGGGACTCGCACGCAGGGCTCGCGCTACCACTTCGTGCCCACCGACGACCTGTACTCGCTGGGGCTCGCCTTCCATGAGGTGCTCACGGGCACCCTCCCCTACCCCACCCACCTGCCGCCCTCGGCGCTCCTGGCCAGCATCGAGGCCGCCCAGCTCAGGCCCCCGTCGGCCCTCAACCCCCACGTCCCTTCCGCGCTGGATGCCATCGTGCTGCGCCTGCTCAGCAGGTTCGCCGCGGGCCGCCACGCCAGCGGGGCGGAGCTGTGCGAGGCGCTCACCGCGGCGCTGCGCCAGGCGGATGAGCGGTGGGACGTCCCCTTGTTCCCGCCCCGCCCGCCCCACGAGGCCGTCACCGAGGAGGACGAGTCCCTCTTCGACGGCGACGAGGACGGGCGCGAGATGCGCCAGTGGATGCGCTGGCCGGACCAGCCCGGCTCGGTGGTGGAGCAGGACGCGGGCCCGGCGGTGATGCCCTCCCCCCAGCCCGCACCGGTGCCATCCCATACCCTGACCGCGTGGATGTCCTGGCTGCGCCGGCGGCTGGACGTGCTGCGCGCCGCGCTCCAGGGCTGGAAGAAGCCCCGCGAGTAGCCCGGGCCAGCCCCTTTCACCTTCAACCCCAGAAGTCCATTCACTGACACTCAATCTCTGACATTCCAAACGCCTTGCCTTTCGTGCTACCTCAGGCATCCACAAACCCTCACCCGACATCCCAGGTTCTAGAGGCAGACCATGACGACTCCCGATACGACGACGGAGGATCCCCCCGGCGGGCAGCGACGGCCCCGGGTGCTGTTCAACGTGGGCGGCACGGTGTTTGAGTTCGTCCGCAAGCTGGAGGTCCGC
This window contains:
- a CDS encoding response regulator codes for the protein MTTLRKVMLVDDEEDIRAIGKLSLGRVGGWETVLAASGSEALTKAAAEQPDLILLDVMMPGMDGPTTFAKLREQPATAATPIIFMTAKVQKQEVARYLELGALGVIGKPFDPMTLPQEIRKLVPG
- a CDS encoding helix-turn-helix transcriptional regulator; translated protein: MREPVDHKLAAILGGAARVARLRLGLTQSDVAERVGMAMEVYSRLERGRMLPRTQTLKRLCDVLQVSSDTLLGVGRGGASVTPVTPRKPEREDPLELRRMTRKLRDLQPSQLRAVSRVVNAVVSVMPPAAPARPVRAMKRRKAG
- a CDS encoding helix-turn-helix transcriptional regulator, coding for MNEELASTVGKAAREARSRLGLTQADVAERVGIAMDVYSRMERGRVLPSVTTLRRLCQVLGIDANVLLGLVEPPPREVAPAAVPRGEDPPGLRRLVRVLRALGPGELRSVTQVVQGALGLLRR
- a CDS encoding serine/threonine-protein kinase; the encoded protein is MNDLDAMHPLLLQPSEELGALRIIRRLATGGYGTIFLAETETRGTVALKFALEGPSENDDGRVDARTRREAGLLLHLAHPNVVGLLGYRRWPDAHHGYLYLIMDYVEGPTLSQWSITPQATPRRATEVFASLALTLDAIHRAGVVHRDLKGSNIIVRASDGQPVLVDFGSGDHACAPALTEDRLPPGTPSYRSPEALRFWLGTRTQGSRYHFVPTDDLYSLGLAFHEVLTGTLPYPTHLPPSALLASIEAAQLRPPSALNPHVPSALDAIVLRLLSRFAAGRHASGAELCEALTAALRQADERWDVPLFPPRPPHEAVTEEDESLFDGDEDGREMRQWMRWPDQPGSVVEQDAGPAVMPSPQPAPVPSHTLTAWMSWLRRRLDVLRAALQGWKKPRE